A DNA window from Xiphias gladius isolate SHS-SW01 ecotype Sanya breed wild chromosome 3, ASM1685928v1, whole genome shotgun sequence contains the following coding sequences:
- the si:ch211-76l23.4 gene encoding uncharacterized protein si:ch211-76l23.4 gives MASKLSVLLLLLVAASVTVLAQRRRPTSTTTEEWNYRDGSERVNMRSVANLTQVLDNWRFDILNQMRGLLQNDHQSLLPDYARIQPLSEALDDLYKEFNALKIHLGDLTEKFAAIETFIDEVKASRANANAGPAPGPAAIPRQGTRRVVKKKVTTSS, from the exons ATGGCCTCCAAACTGAgcgtgctgctgctgttgctggtCGCTGCCTCGGTTACGGTGCTGGCCCAGAGGCGGCGTCCGACATCGACGACCACTGAGGAGTGGAACTACAGGGATGGCT CTGAGAGGGTGAACATGCGCAGTGTGGCTAACCTTACTCAGGTTCTGGACAACTGGAGGTTCGACATCCTGAACCAGATGAGAGGACTCCTGCAGAACGACCACCAGTCTCTGCTGCCCGACTACGCCAG GATCCAGCCACTGTCTGAGGCTTTAGACGACCTCTACAAAGAGTTCAATGCCCTCAAAATTCACCTGGGCGACCTGACCGAGAAGTTTGCCGCCATAGAAACATTCATCGACGAGGTCAAGGCCAGCCGCGCCAACGCCAACGCTGGCCCGGCCCCCGGCCCAGCCGCTATCCCCAGACAGGGCACGAGGAGGGTGGTGAAGAAGAAGGTCACCACCTCCTCCTAA
- the flr gene encoding tetratricopeptide repeat protein 30A isoform X2: protein MTAIKDGEYTATIYKLIKDGQYVEAVHILNGQLQKHTKSRAALSLLGYCYYHIQDFTNAAECYEQLTQLHPEVEEYKVYYAQSLYKAGAYPEATKASFVLDNPSSHTKMVKLQACIKYCEEDYSAAKSLLEQLPQDDTDYVYNMGCLLYQDGKHEEACKKFMSAMQMLGYVPALSYNIALCYYSLKNYAQALKYIGEIIERGIREHPELSVGMTTEGIDVHSVGNTLVLHQTALIEAFNLKAAIEYQLKNLKGAQEALTDMPPRSEEELDPVTLHNQALVNMDTKPSEGFEKLAFLLQQPSFPPVTFGNLLLLYCKHEYFDLAADVLAENAHLTYKFLSPYMYEFLDALLTCQTAPEEAFRKFEEMNAKLTEQLRKLAKQEARMARDDEAQKKALQDYDLMQEKYIVVLMAQAKIYWNRENFQMVEKIFRKSVEVCNEDDTWKLNVAHVLFMQNKYKEAIGFYEPIVKKHYDNVEQCNIQECPCRCKPSILNVSAVVLANLCVSYIMTSQNEEAEELMRKIEKEEEQISYDDPDKKVFHLCIVNLVIGTLYCAKGNYDFGISRVIKSLEPYNKKLGTDTWFYAKRCFLSLLENMSKHMVMLRDAVVQECIQFLEHCEVYGKEVPAIIEQPLEESRIHIGKNTVTYEARLLKALFYEVIGWNK from the exons ATGACAGCTATAAAAGATGGAGAGTACACGGCTACCATCTACAAACTG ATTAAAGACGGCCAGTATGTAGAGGCAGTTCACATCCTAAACGGCCAGCTTCAAAAACACACCAAG TCCAGGGCAGCACTGTCTCTGCTGGGCTACTGCTACTATCACATCCAGGACTTCACCAACGCTGCAGAGTGCTACGAGCAGCTCACACAGCTGCACCCGGAGGTGGAAGAGTACAAGGTGTACTATGCCCAGTCCCTGTACAAAGCTGGTGCTTATCCTGAGGCCACCAAGGCTTCCTTTGTACTGGACAACCCAAGCAGTCACACGAAG ATGGTCAAGCTTCAAGCGTGTATCAAATATTGTGAGGAAGATTACTCTGCTGCCAAG tcccTGTTGGAGCAGCTGCCCCAGGACGATACAGACTACGTCTACAATATGGGTTGTTTGCTTTACCAGGATGGAAAGCATGAGGAGGCCTGCAAGAAGTTCATGTCTGCCATGCAAATGCTGGGATACGTGCCAG catTGTCCTACAACATCGCCCTGTGTTACTACAGCCTGAAGAACTATGCTCAGGCCCTCAAATACATCGGAGAGATCATAGAACGAGGCATTAGGGAACATCCAG AGTTGAGCGTCGGGATGACAACTGAAGGCATCGACGTCCACAGTGTGGGCAACACCCTTGTGCTGCATCAGACAGCTCTGATCGAAGCCTTCAACCTAAAAGCTGCCATCGAATACCAGCTGAAGAACT TAAAAGGAGCTCAGGAGGCTTTGACAGACATGCCCCCCAGATCAGAGGAG GAGTTGGACCCAGTGACACTCCACAACCAGGCTCTGGTGAACATGGACACAAAGCCGTCAGAGGGTTTTGAGAAGTTGGccttcctgctgcagcagccaTCCTTTCCTCCCGTGACCTTCGggaacctgctgctgctctacTGCAAACACGAG TACTTTGACCTGGCAGCTGACGTCCTGGCAGAAAACGCCCATCTTACCTACAAGTTCCTCTCCCCG tacatgtatgaATTTCTTGATGCCTTGTTGACCTGCCAGACAGCACCAGAGGAg GCATTTAGGAAGTTTGAAGAGATGAACGCCAAACTGACCGAGCAGCTACGCAAGCTGGCCAAGCAG GAAGCCAGAATGGCTCGAGACGATGAAGCACAGAAGAAAGCTCTGCAGGACTACGACCTGATGCAggagaa GTACATCGTGGTCCTGATGGCCCAGGCCAAGATCTACTGGAACCGGGAGAACTTCCAGATGGTGGAGAAGATTTTCCGCAAGTCGGTGGAGGTTTGTAACGAGGACGATACTTGGAAGCTGAACGTGGCCCACGTGCTCTTCATGCAGAACAAGTACAAGGAGGCCATCGGCTTCTACGAGCCCATCGTCAAGAAGCACTACGATAAC GTGGAGCAGTGTAACATTCAGGAGTGTCCCTGCAGGTGCAAACCTTCG ATCCTGAACGTCAGCGCTGTGGTCCTGGCCAACCTGTGTGTGTCCTACATCATGACCAGCCAGAATGAAGAG GCTGAGGAGTTGATGAGGAAGATCgagaaagaggaggagcagatTTCCTACGACGACCCCGACAAAAAGGTCTTCCACCTCTGCATCGTCAACCTGGTCATCGG GACGCTGTACTGTGCCAAGGGCAACTATGACTTTGGCATCTCTCGTGTTATCAAGAGCCTGGAGCCGTACAATAAGAAG ctgggGACGGACACATGGTTCTACGCCAAGCgctgtttcctctctctgctggaGAACATGTCCAAACACATGGTCATGCTGAGGGACGCTGTGGTACAGGAGTGTATTCAGTTCCTGGAGCACTGTGAGG
- the flr gene encoding tetratricopeptide repeat protein 30A isoform X3, with protein MTAIKDGEYTATIYKLIKDGQYVEAVHILNGQLQKHTKSRAALSLLGYCYYHIQDFTNAAECYEQLTQLHPEVEEYKVYYAQSLYKAGAYPEATKASFVLDNPSSHTKMVKLQACIKYCEEDYSAAKSLLEQLPQDDTDYVYNMGCLLYQDGKHEEACKKFMSAMQMLGYVPALSYNIALCYYSLKNYAQALKYIGEIIERGIREHPELSVGMTTEGIDVHSVGNTLVLHQTALIEAFNLKAAIEYQLKNLKGAQEALTDMPPRSEEELDPVTLHNQALVNMDTKPSEGFEKLAFLLQQPSFPPVTFGNLLLLYCKHEYFDLAADVLAENAHLTYKFLSPYMYEFLDALLTCQTAPEEAFRKFEEMNAKLTEQLRKLAKQVQEARMARDDEAQKKALQDYDLMQEKYIVVLMAQAKIYWNRENFQMVEKIFRKSVEVCNEDDTWKLNVAHVLFMQNKYKEAIGFYEPIVKKHYDNILNVSAVVLANLCVSYIMTSQNEEAEELMRKIEKEEEQISYDDPDKKVFHLCIVNLVIGTLYCAKGNYDFGISRVIKSLEPYNKKLGTDTWFYAKRCFLSLLENMSKHMVMLRDAVVQECIQFLEHCEVYGKEVPAIIEQPLEESRIHIGKNTVTYEARLLKALFYEVIGWNK; from the exons ATGACAGCTATAAAAGATGGAGAGTACACGGCTACCATCTACAAACTG ATTAAAGACGGCCAGTATGTAGAGGCAGTTCACATCCTAAACGGCCAGCTTCAAAAACACACCAAG TCCAGGGCAGCACTGTCTCTGCTGGGCTACTGCTACTATCACATCCAGGACTTCACCAACGCTGCAGAGTGCTACGAGCAGCTCACACAGCTGCACCCGGAGGTGGAAGAGTACAAGGTGTACTATGCCCAGTCCCTGTACAAAGCTGGTGCTTATCCTGAGGCCACCAAGGCTTCCTTTGTACTGGACAACCCAAGCAGTCACACGAAG ATGGTCAAGCTTCAAGCGTGTATCAAATATTGTGAGGAAGATTACTCTGCTGCCAAG tcccTGTTGGAGCAGCTGCCCCAGGACGATACAGACTACGTCTACAATATGGGTTGTTTGCTTTACCAGGATGGAAAGCATGAGGAGGCCTGCAAGAAGTTCATGTCTGCCATGCAAATGCTGGGATACGTGCCAG catTGTCCTACAACATCGCCCTGTGTTACTACAGCCTGAAGAACTATGCTCAGGCCCTCAAATACATCGGAGAGATCATAGAACGAGGCATTAGGGAACATCCAG AGTTGAGCGTCGGGATGACAACTGAAGGCATCGACGTCCACAGTGTGGGCAACACCCTTGTGCTGCATCAGACAGCTCTGATCGAAGCCTTCAACCTAAAAGCTGCCATCGAATACCAGCTGAAGAACT TAAAAGGAGCTCAGGAGGCTTTGACAGACATGCCCCCCAGATCAGAGGAG GAGTTGGACCCAGTGACACTCCACAACCAGGCTCTGGTGAACATGGACACAAAGCCGTCAGAGGGTTTTGAGAAGTTGGccttcctgctgcagcagccaTCCTTTCCTCCCGTGACCTTCGggaacctgctgctgctctacTGCAAACACGAG TACTTTGACCTGGCAGCTGACGTCCTGGCAGAAAACGCCCATCTTACCTACAAGTTCCTCTCCCCG tacatgtatgaATTTCTTGATGCCTTGTTGACCTGCCAGACAGCACCAGAGGAg GCATTTAGGAAGTTTGAAGAGATGAACGCCAAACTGACCGAGCAGCTACGCAAGCTGGCCAAGCAG GTACAGGAAGCCAGAATGGCTCGAGACGATGAAGCACAGAAGAAAGCTCTGCAGGACTACGACCTGATGCAggagaa GTACATCGTGGTCCTGATGGCCCAGGCCAAGATCTACTGGAACCGGGAGAACTTCCAGATGGTGGAGAAGATTTTCCGCAAGTCGGTGGAGGTTTGTAACGAGGACGATACTTGGAAGCTGAACGTGGCCCACGTGCTCTTCATGCAGAACAAGTACAAGGAGGCCATCGGCTTCTACGAGCCCATCGTCAAGAAGCACTACGATAAC ATCCTGAACGTCAGCGCTGTGGTCCTGGCCAACCTGTGTGTGTCCTACATCATGACCAGCCAGAATGAAGAG GCTGAGGAGTTGATGAGGAAGATCgagaaagaggaggagcagatTTCCTACGACGACCCCGACAAAAAGGTCTTCCACCTCTGCATCGTCAACCTGGTCATCGG GACGCTGTACTGTGCCAAGGGCAACTATGACTTTGGCATCTCTCGTGTTATCAAGAGCCTGGAGCCGTACAATAAGAAG ctgggGACGGACACATGGTTCTACGCCAAGCgctgtttcctctctctgctggaGAACATGTCCAAACACATGGTCATGCTGAGGGACGCTGTGGTACAGGAGTGTATTCAGTTCCTGGAGCACTGTGAGG
- the flr gene encoding tetratricopeptide repeat protein 30A isoform X1: protein MTAIKDGEYTATIYKLIKDGQYVEAVHILNGQLQKHTKSRAALSLLGYCYYHIQDFTNAAECYEQLTQLHPEVEEYKVYYAQSLYKAGAYPEATKASFVLDNPSSHTKMVKLQACIKYCEEDYSAAKSLLEQLPQDDTDYVYNMGCLLYQDGKHEEACKKFMSAMQMLGYVPALSYNIALCYYSLKNYAQALKYIGEIIERGIREHPELSVGMTTEGIDVHSVGNTLVLHQTALIEAFNLKAAIEYQLKNLKGAQEALTDMPPRSEEELDPVTLHNQALVNMDTKPSEGFEKLAFLLQQPSFPPVTFGNLLLLYCKHEYFDLAADVLAENAHLTYKFLSPYMYEFLDALLTCQTAPEEAFRKFEEMNAKLTEQLRKLAKQVQEARMARDDEAQKKALQDYDLMQEKYIVVLMAQAKIYWNRENFQMVEKIFRKSVEVCNEDDTWKLNVAHVLFMQNKYKEAIGFYEPIVKKHYDNVEQCNIQECPCRCKPSILNVSAVVLANLCVSYIMTSQNEEAEELMRKIEKEEEQISYDDPDKKVFHLCIVNLVIGTLYCAKGNYDFGISRVIKSLEPYNKKLGTDTWFYAKRCFLSLLENMSKHMVMLRDAVVQECIQFLEHCEVYGKEVPAIIEQPLEESRIHIGKNTVTYEARLLKALFYEVIGWNK, encoded by the exons ATGACAGCTATAAAAGATGGAGAGTACACGGCTACCATCTACAAACTG ATTAAAGACGGCCAGTATGTAGAGGCAGTTCACATCCTAAACGGCCAGCTTCAAAAACACACCAAG TCCAGGGCAGCACTGTCTCTGCTGGGCTACTGCTACTATCACATCCAGGACTTCACCAACGCTGCAGAGTGCTACGAGCAGCTCACACAGCTGCACCCGGAGGTGGAAGAGTACAAGGTGTACTATGCCCAGTCCCTGTACAAAGCTGGTGCTTATCCTGAGGCCACCAAGGCTTCCTTTGTACTGGACAACCCAAGCAGTCACACGAAG ATGGTCAAGCTTCAAGCGTGTATCAAATATTGTGAGGAAGATTACTCTGCTGCCAAG tcccTGTTGGAGCAGCTGCCCCAGGACGATACAGACTACGTCTACAATATGGGTTGTTTGCTTTACCAGGATGGAAAGCATGAGGAGGCCTGCAAGAAGTTCATGTCTGCCATGCAAATGCTGGGATACGTGCCAG catTGTCCTACAACATCGCCCTGTGTTACTACAGCCTGAAGAACTATGCTCAGGCCCTCAAATACATCGGAGAGATCATAGAACGAGGCATTAGGGAACATCCAG AGTTGAGCGTCGGGATGACAACTGAAGGCATCGACGTCCACAGTGTGGGCAACACCCTTGTGCTGCATCAGACAGCTCTGATCGAAGCCTTCAACCTAAAAGCTGCCATCGAATACCAGCTGAAGAACT TAAAAGGAGCTCAGGAGGCTTTGACAGACATGCCCCCCAGATCAGAGGAG GAGTTGGACCCAGTGACACTCCACAACCAGGCTCTGGTGAACATGGACACAAAGCCGTCAGAGGGTTTTGAGAAGTTGGccttcctgctgcagcagccaTCCTTTCCTCCCGTGACCTTCGggaacctgctgctgctctacTGCAAACACGAG TACTTTGACCTGGCAGCTGACGTCCTGGCAGAAAACGCCCATCTTACCTACAAGTTCCTCTCCCCG tacatgtatgaATTTCTTGATGCCTTGTTGACCTGCCAGACAGCACCAGAGGAg GCATTTAGGAAGTTTGAAGAGATGAACGCCAAACTGACCGAGCAGCTACGCAAGCTGGCCAAGCAG GTACAGGAAGCCAGAATGGCTCGAGACGATGAAGCACAGAAGAAAGCTCTGCAGGACTACGACCTGATGCAggagaa GTACATCGTGGTCCTGATGGCCCAGGCCAAGATCTACTGGAACCGGGAGAACTTCCAGATGGTGGAGAAGATTTTCCGCAAGTCGGTGGAGGTTTGTAACGAGGACGATACTTGGAAGCTGAACGTGGCCCACGTGCTCTTCATGCAGAACAAGTACAAGGAGGCCATCGGCTTCTACGAGCCCATCGTCAAGAAGCACTACGATAAC GTGGAGCAGTGTAACATTCAGGAGTGTCCCTGCAGGTGCAAACCTTCG ATCCTGAACGTCAGCGCTGTGGTCCTGGCCAACCTGTGTGTGTCCTACATCATGACCAGCCAGAATGAAGAG GCTGAGGAGTTGATGAGGAAGATCgagaaagaggaggagcagatTTCCTACGACGACCCCGACAAAAAGGTCTTCCACCTCTGCATCGTCAACCTGGTCATCGG GACGCTGTACTGTGCCAAGGGCAACTATGACTTTGGCATCTCTCGTGTTATCAAGAGCCTGGAGCCGTACAATAAGAAG ctgggGACGGACACATGGTTCTACGCCAAGCgctgtttcctctctctgctggaGAACATGTCCAAACACATGGTCATGCTGAGGGACGCTGTGGTACAGGAGTGTATTCAGTTCCTGGAGCACTGTGAGG